A genomic stretch from Shewanella sediminis HAW-EB3 includes:
- a CDS encoding ABC transporter ATP-binding protein encodes MNNKGSSNELAIDARGLTKHFGSLAAVSDMNLSVEKGHIYGFLGPNGCGKSTSIRMLTGLLTPTAGSIEVLGMSIPKQAEALRLRIGYMTQKFSLYDDLTVKENLEFIAQIYCLTPNESKRKIGELLSTYKLIKQAKQYAGTLSGGQKQRLSLACSCLNDPELLFLDEPTSAVDPQNRRDFWEQLFDLSESGTSILVTTHYMDEAERCHGLAIMEQGYIRADGSPNELMRQMGAHVIEVSHPNLRQLKSELMLNREIKSAAQLGARLRVLVDNKISDPLGWLRQIRPELALNEIREVPPNLEDVFVTVTGQDRDRDSTREPQTSEAN; translated from the coding sequence ATGAACAACAAAGGCTCCTCGAATGAATTAGCCATCGACGCCAGGGGACTCACTAAACATTTCGGCTCGTTAGCGGCAGTCTCCGACATGAACCTTAGCGTCGAGAAGGGGCATATCTATGGATTTCTGGGCCCAAACGGCTGTGGAAAATCCACCAGTATCCGCATGCTGACCGGACTACTCACTCCCACGGCGGGAAGTATTGAGGTGCTGGGTATGTCTATCCCTAAACAGGCCGAGGCCCTAAGACTGCGTATCGGATATATGACGCAGAAATTTTCTCTCTATGACGACCTGACCGTCAAAGAGAACCTAGAGTTTATCGCTCAAATCTATTGCTTAACCCCCAATGAGAGTAAACGAAAAATAGGCGAACTGCTCAGCACCTATAAACTGATAAAGCAGGCGAAACAGTATGCCGGAACCCTTAGCGGTGGTCAGAAGCAGCGTCTCTCCCTCGCCTGTTCATGCCTTAACGATCCCGAACTCCTCTTTCTCGATGAGCCCACATCGGCAGTGGATCCTCAAAACAGACGAGACTTTTGGGAGCAGCTGTTCGACCTCTCTGAGAGTGGCACCAGTATTCTGGTCACCACCCACTACATGGATGAAGCCGAGCGATGCCATGGGCTCGCCATCATGGAGCAAGGGTATATTCGCGCCGATGGCAGCCCCAACGAGCTGATGCGGCAGATGGGCGCCCATGTTATCGAAGTCTCACACCCTAACCTGAGACAGCTCAAATCGGAGCTGATGCTCAATAGAGAGATCAAATCGGCGGCCCAACTGGGAGCGCGCTTAAGGGTCTTGGTAGACAACAAGATCTCAGATCCTCTGGGCTGGCTCAGACAGATCCGGCCCGAACTGGCCCTGAACGAAATAAGAGAGGTTCCGCCAAATCTGGAAGATGTATTTGTCACCGTCACAGGTCAGGACAGAGACAGAGATAGCACCCGTGAGCCTCAAACGTCGGAGGCTAATTGA
- a CDS encoding HlyD family secretion protein, whose protein sequence is MRPFLSIIFILSLAACQGDVTNQALGTLERDRVLLRATASEIITDLPIAEGSMVKKGELLLQFDNNKQLATVAMANAEVQKSQAYLLRLTNGERPEDIASAQANVARTQAALIEAKQSYKRTSSLLKQNLASQAAQDRARANRDQSQAEFNAANENLSKLIAGVREEDINQAKAALDAAKAYLSLEKKTLDDLSVIATRDGNLDSLPFNLGERVPPNAVIVAIQADNAPYARVYIPETHVAKLTIGQTLTVHVDGVEQVFQGKLRWLSTQPAFTPYYALNQEDRARLVFLAEIDLGSDADRLPTGIPSQVDLPL, encoded by the coding sequence ATGAGGCCTTTTTTATCGATAATCTTTATCTTAAGCCTAGCCGCTTGTCAGGGAGATGTTACAAACCAAGCGCTAGGAACGTTAGAACGTGACCGGGTATTACTCAGGGCGACGGCAAGTGAGATCATCACCGACCTGCCCATAGCCGAAGGAAGCATGGTCAAAAAGGGCGAATTACTGTTACAGTTTGATAACAATAAACAGCTGGCGACTGTAGCGATGGCCAATGCTGAAGTCCAAAAATCACAAGCCTACCTGTTAAGATTAACCAATGGTGAACGACCCGAAGATATTGCCAGCGCTCAGGCAAATGTAGCCCGAACCCAAGCCGCCCTGATAGAGGCCAAACAATCCTATAAAAGAACATCCAGCTTATTGAAGCAAAATCTTGCCAGCCAGGCAGCACAAGACAGAGCGAGAGCGAACCGAGATCAAAGCCAGGCCGAATTTAACGCAGCCAATGAAAACTTAAGCAAGTTGATCGCGGGAGTCAGAGAGGAAGATATCAACCAGGCTAAGGCGGCGCTCGATGCTGCAAAGGCCTACCTGTCGCTGGAAAAGAAGACCTTAGACGATCTCAGCGTGATCGCCACCAGAGATGGAAATCTCGATAGCCTGCCTTTCAATCTCGGAGAGCGCGTCCCACCCAACGCCGTGATTGTGGCGATCCAAGCCGATAATGCCCCCTATGCCAGGGTCTATATTCCTGAGACTCATGTTGCCAAACTGACAATAGGTCAGACACTTACAGTCCATGTCGATGGCGTCGAACAGGTATTTCAAGGCAAGCTGCGTTGGCTGAGTACCCAGCCAGCTTTTACTCCTTACTATGCGCTGAACCAGGAGGACAGAGCCCGACTGGTCTTTCTGGCCGAGATAGATCTGGGCAGCGACGCAGACAGACTGCCCACAGGGATCCCCTCCCAAGTGGACCTGCCATTATGA
- a CDS encoding DUF5692 family protein yields MKLRARSIYTAMLALLMMCWGSVAMAEPAQSQDGGVEKLQGEVWQGTRDGKPGEGSLFYRLEFNADNNVEVTKQSGGFNKTETQKWSLNGDSVLIESLNGDEITDFDGASLAFVDSEEIRFSLDGDGFNIHKWYKYRAFAHVLFVLIGLMALNELCRRLKWSNYVLWFALPIVLIPLWSSYEITYWFKWVKLYSVVGAAALFTLIRFTKVGDMKWAKFGAGAFLAINISEAVMQDFSMGNLANVLNAIGGVLSIITLAGWAMIHADKSKQQDMIWPAMTTFWIIAYDVWNIVFVYLNFPGSATAQMMVLIAATLPSLFIKKGTWLQARAFTLAGSFMYYFSCPFMYESNVVPMPRNDELMLAAGAASFIINGIYAYVFFSKKFRQRQAVASA; encoded by the coding sequence ATGAAACTCAGGGCGAGAAGTATCTATACCGCGATGTTGGCGTTATTGATGATGTGTTGGGGGTCAGTTGCAATGGCCGAACCTGCACAGAGCCAAGATGGTGGAGTCGAAAAGCTTCAGGGCGAGGTATGGCAAGGTACCCGTGATGGTAAACCCGGCGAAGGTAGCCTGTTTTATCGATTGGAGTTTAACGCAGATAATAATGTTGAGGTTACCAAGCAGTCGGGTGGCTTTAACAAGACAGAGACTCAGAAGTGGAGCCTCAATGGTGACTCGGTATTAATTGAGAGTCTCAACGGTGATGAAATCACCGACTTCGATGGCGCATCCTTGGCGTTTGTCGATAGTGAGGAGATACGTTTCTCCCTCGACGGTGACGGCTTCAATATTCATAAGTGGTACAAGTATCGTGCATTTGCACACGTCCTGTTTGTACTTATCGGTTTGATGGCACTGAACGAGCTTTGTCGCCGCCTCAAGTGGAGTAACTATGTCTTATGGTTCGCTCTGCCGATTGTATTGATTCCACTGTGGTCAAGCTATGAGATCACTTACTGGTTCAAATGGGTCAAGCTCTACTCGGTTGTCGGCGCGGCGGCACTGTTTACGCTGATCCGTTTTACCAAGGTTGGAGATATGAAGTGGGCCAAGTTTGGTGCCGGAGCCTTCCTTGCAATCAACATCTCAGAAGCGGTAATGCAAGACTTTAGCATGGGCAACCTAGCTAACGTTCTTAACGCTATCGGTGGTGTGCTCTCAATTATCACTCTGGCAGGCTGGGCAATGATCCATGCCGATAAGAGTAAGCAGCAAGATATGATCTGGCCTGCGATGACCACCTTCTGGATTATCGCCTATGACGTCTGGAACATCGTATTTGTCTACCTGAACTTCCCGGGCTCAGCTACCGCTCAGATGATGGTATTGATCGCGGCGACCCTACCTTCACTCTTTATTAAGAAAGGAACCTGGCTACAGGCGCGTGCATTCACCTTAGCGGGTTCATTCATGTACTACTTCAGTTGTCCGTTTATGTACGAGAGCAACGTAGTGCCTATGCCACGTAACGATGAGCTGATGTTGGCGGCCGGTGCAGCCAGTTTCATCATCAACGGCATCTATGCCTACGTCTTCTTCAGTAAGAAATTCAGACAGCGTCAGGCGGTAGCCAGCGCATAA
- a CDS encoding chalcone isomerase family protein — protein MIKRALVLGTMLFACGNAVAGSEISGVNLPDSITLQDKVLSFNGAGVRSKFFIDLYVGSLFTVGQVDQASKVIDSDQPAAIRLNITSGMITSEKMTDAMNEGFDRATDGDSASIADSIKEFIATFEEPIQEGDQFTLLSVPGEGVISYKNGKQLSVTRGETFRKAVMAIWLGKNPTDKGLKEDMLEG, from the coding sequence ATGATTAAACGTGCACTCGTACTCGGTACTATGCTATTTGCCTGTGGCAACGCAGTCGCTGGCAGCGAGATCTCCGGCGTAAACCTACCCGACAGCATCACCTTGCAGGATAAGGTGCTTAGCTTTAACGGCGCAGGCGTTCGCAGTAAGTTTTTTATCGACCTCTATGTGGGATCTTTGTTCACCGTAGGTCAGGTCGATCAGGCCTCGAAGGTTATCGATAGTGATCAGCCTGCGGCAATTCGTCTGAATATTACTTCGGGTATGATCACATCTGAGAAGATGACCGATGCCATGAATGAAGGCTTCGATCGTGCGACCGATGGTGATTCTGCTTCTATTGCGGATAGCATCAAGGAGTTTATCGCAACATTTGAAGAGCCTATTCAGGAGGGAGATCAATTTACCCTGCTGAGTGTTCCCGGTGAAGGGGTCATCAGCTATAAAAATGGCAAGCAGTTGTCTGTAACTCGTGGTGAAACCTTCCGTAAGGCCGTGATGGCCATCTGGTTAGGTAAGAACCCGACAGATAAAGGCCTGAAAGAGGATATGCTTGAAGGCTAA
- a CDS encoding methyl-accepting chemotaxis protein: MTPLAIWRAMFMPESHQWRPEQLRFVDTLMFFTLLSLFTGLYSLFKWLQHDHTLLIYTSFLLIGAELLAGAIVRFGRMPVLALNVGFFGMVVHALNMIYQGGGVLSSTQTLWIPVLIISFFLTANLLMATLWSLGVILFSSRMVANALNGVAMPQMELSPSALATETWSGLIMPLLVIVVAQGFTAKQRNKAMNAAERAQFDTLATAEKAQQGELQLSEVLDKAGDNAGQLSLVANELESQSLDLHQQVNNLNQNCESQASAAEQMSQQLLRMTSDMEQSERFVTEMRERSEVINRQAQSSAESLAASTDAIDKILISNEKIMSVAGLITSVADQTNLLALNAAIEAARAGEHGRGFAVVAEQVRELSAKSNASAVEIRALLDLSKQEVNHGQVVIQATANELSGIIEQVSETVTDVNQLADTMVHQVQAVQELNSASAEVANSVVQTNQVSESVATQGKQLTQQVDTLKALAEDLRLAMLSKSAA, translated from the coding sequence ATGACGCCACTGGCAATCTGGCGGGCGATGTTTATGCCTGAATCCCATCAATGGCGACCGGAGCAGTTACGCTTCGTCGATACCTTGATGTTCTTTACCTTGCTCTCTCTTTTTACCGGTCTTTATAGCCTCTTCAAATGGCTGCAACACGATCACACTCTCCTTATTTATACCTCATTTCTTCTTATCGGCGCCGAGCTGTTAGCCGGGGCGATAGTGCGTTTTGGCCGTATGCCGGTGTTGGCCCTCAACGTCGGATTTTTTGGCATGGTCGTGCATGCGCTGAATATGATCTATCAGGGTGGAGGGGTATTGAGTTCGACTCAGACCCTGTGGATTCCGGTGTTAATCATCTCCTTCTTCCTCACCGCTAATCTCTTGATGGCAACGCTCTGGAGTCTTGGTGTAATTCTCTTCTCATCCAGGATGGTGGCGAATGCACTGAACGGCGTAGCTATGCCACAGATGGAGCTTTCACCCTCGGCGCTGGCAACCGAGACCTGGTCGGGTTTGATAATGCCACTGCTGGTGATCGTGGTCGCTCAGGGCTTTACCGCTAAGCAGCGCAACAAGGCGATGAACGCCGCAGAGAGGGCTCAGTTTGATACCTTAGCCACGGCAGAAAAGGCACAGCAGGGAGAGTTGCAACTATCTGAAGTATTAGACAAGGCGGGTGATAATGCAGGTCAACTCTCTTTGGTGGCCAATGAGCTCGAGAGTCAGTCTTTAGATCTGCATCAACAGGTCAACAATCTCAATCAAAATTGTGAATCCCAGGCGAGTGCGGCCGAACAGATGAGCCAGCAGCTTCTGAGGATGACATCGGATATGGAGCAATCTGAGCGCTTCGTGACTGAGATGAGAGAGCGCAGCGAGGTGATTAACAGACAAGCACAGAGCAGTGCCGAATCCTTGGCGGCTTCAACGGATGCGATCGATAAAATTTTAATCAGTAATGAAAAAATCATGTCGGTAGCGGGCTTGATCACTTCTGTGGCGGATCAGACTAACCTGCTGGCCCTGAATGCGGCGATCGAAGCCGCCAGGGCCGGGGAGCACGGTCGAGGGTTTGCGGTCGTCGCCGAACAGGTTCGTGAACTGTCGGCAAAGAGTAATGCCTCGGCAGTGGAAATAAGGGCCCTGCTGGATCTCAGTAAACAGGAGGTCAACCATGGTCAGGTGGTGATACAAGCGACGGCCAATGAGCTGTCCGGCATTATCGAACAGGTCAGCGAGACCGTCACAGATGTCAATCAGTTGGCCGATACCATGGTGCATCAGGTTCAGGCGGTGCAGGAGTTAAACTCGGCCAGCGCCGAGGTGGCAAACAGTGTGGTGCAGACCAATCAGGTATCTGAGTCGGTAGCGACACAAGGCAAACAGCTGACGCAACAGGTCGATACTCTAAAGGCCCTTGCCGAGGATCTCAGGCTCGCCATGTTATCAAAGAGTGCTGCATAG
- a CDS encoding AraC family transcriptional regulator — protein sequence MKRQANRSLGTTSIPPVQQFLQAGRHCKIDVSSALEHADIALSELYKIDGRLSGEQFQRLLHYLIDQSKHPLFGLYSARFIQPDRFYILGQIGLNSTDLSQALKEAMPLEKLVGDMGVTEIREHSEGIRMIWHCQYSHPLVISHLIDNVLASWVNFARFLLEDNQATPRAIQLQRDKPSQAEVKQYEQLFGCPVHFAQSDNAIVIDKTLLGRRLPGGNLKRLSQLTISANLRLNNIGDADDLELKTARVIRQLLPQGKIQREQVSGHLHMAGRSLQRHLIKQGSSYQALLDQIRHEMADYWLTCSELSMDEIALQLGFSDARVFFRAYKTWTGHTPGVTRTNASDAAS from the coding sequence ATGAAGAGACAAGCAAACCGCTCGCTGGGTACGACTTCTATTCCGCCGGTGCAGCAATTTTTGCAGGCGGGCAGACACTGTAAGATTGACGTTTCTTCCGCATTAGAGCACGCCGACATTGCACTGTCTGAACTCTACAAGATCGATGGCAGGCTCAGTGGAGAGCAATTCCAGCGTCTGCTCCACTATCTTATCGACCAGTCTAAACATCCCCTATTTGGTCTCTACAGCGCCCGATTTATTCAGCCTGATCGCTTCTATATCTTAGGCCAGATAGGTCTTAACTCGACGGATCTGTCTCAGGCTCTGAAGGAAGCCATGCCATTAGAGAAGTTGGTCGGAGACATGGGGGTCACCGAAATAAGGGAGCATAGCGAAGGCATCAGGATGATCTGGCACTGCCAGTATAGCCATCCGCTTGTGATCTCCCACCTTATCGATAATGTGCTGGCCTCCTGGGTCAACTTCGCCCGCTTCCTACTCGAAGACAATCAGGCAACGCCACGAGCTATCCAACTTCAAAGAGATAAGCCCTCCCAAGCCGAAGTAAAACAATATGAACAGCTCTTCGGCTGCCCAGTGCACTTCGCTCAGAGTGATAACGCCATAGTCATAGACAAGACGCTACTGGGGCGTCGACTTCCCGGTGGAAACCTGAAGCGACTGAGTCAATTAACGATCAGCGCCAACTTGAGATTGAATAATATCGGTGATGCCGACGATCTGGAGTTAAAAACCGCCAGGGTGATCCGTCAACTCCTGCCACAGGGTAAAATTCAGCGGGAACAAGTTAGCGGCCATCTTCATATGGCTGGTCGGAGTCTGCAAAGACACTTAATTAAACAGGGCAGCAGTTATCAGGCGTTACTGGATCAGATCCGCCATGAGATGGCAGATTACTGGCTCACCTGCAGCGAGTTATCAATGGATGAGATAGCACTGCAGTTGGGCTTCAGCGATGCAAGAGTATTTTTTCGCGCCTACAAAACCTGGACCGGACACACGCCGGGAGTAACTCGGACCAATGCATCGGACGCAGCAAGTTAA